In Populus alba chromosome 1, ASM523922v2, whole genome shotgun sequence, a single window of DNA contains:
- the LOC118042573 gene encoding uncharacterized protein has product MILAVLFANVEGNILIERFSGVPAEERLHWRSFLVKLGADNLKGVRNEELLVASHKSVYIVYTVLGDVSIFIVGKDEYDELALAEVIFAITSALKDVCGKPPTERLFLDKYGKICLCLDEIVWKGLLENTDKERVRRLTRLKPPTEF; this is encoded by the exons atgatccTTGCAGTATTGTTCGCAAATGTTGAAGGCAACATCTTAATCGAACG GTTTAGTGGAGTTCCAGCTGAAGAACGGCTGCATTGGAGATCTTTCTTGGTTAAGCTGGGGGCAGATAATCTAAAAGGAGTTAGAAACGAGGAGCTCCTTGTTGCTTCTCACAA GTCAGTTTATATTGTTTACACGGTACTTGGGGATGTCAGCATTTTCATTGTTGGCAAAGATGAGTATGATGAACTTGCGT TGGCCGAAGTCATCTTCGCCATAACATCAGCTTTAAAGGATGTATGTGGGAAGCCCCCTACGGAGCGCCTCTTCCTCGACAAGTATGGAAAGATATGCTTGTGCCTGGATGAAATTGTTTGGAAG GGACTGCTGGAGAACACAGACAAAGAAAGAGTTAGAAGGCTAACAAGATTAAAACCTCCAACAGAGTTCTGA